From Panthera uncia isolate 11264 chromosome X, Puncia_PCG_1.0, whole genome shotgun sequence, the proteins below share one genomic window:
- the LOC125932400 gene encoding LOW QUALITY PROTEIN: uncharacterized protein LOC125932400 (The sequence of the model RefSeq protein was modified relative to this genomic sequence to represent the inferred CDS: deleted 2 bases in 1 codon), with protein MAKVTRKPEGASTVMKQPTLSKTTPNTKTKKRKNHYQPRSTGTGKVNKIQRGIKRLLCGKSRKRSSHISTTIPRKVKRVKKAKKFRPFTKIE; from the exons ATGGCTAAAGTTACCAGGAAGCCAGAGGGAGCGAGCACAGTTATGAAACAACCAACACTAAGC AAGACAACCCCAAACACAAAAACGAAGAAGAGAAAGAACCACTATCAACCCAGATCCACAGGGACTGGCAAG GTAAACAAGATACAGAGGGGAATAAAAAGACTGCTTTGTGGAAAGTCAAGAAAAAGATCCTCTCATATTAGTACAACAATTCCAAGGAAGGTGAAGAgagtgaaaaaagccaagaaGTTTCGGCCTTTTACAAAAATTGAGTAG